A window from Malania oleifera isolate guangnan ecotype guangnan chromosome 7, ASM2987363v1, whole genome shotgun sequence encodes these proteins:
- the LOC131159612 gene encoding large ribosomal subunit protein uL29c yields the protein MLSLVGASPSNFLFPPKTLLSIPGSSFHGMRIQPVFHIRSPPSSSSLRNPRASVVMMAKREEEMKEIRAKTTVELNEEVIDLKGELFMLRLQKSVRNEFKSSEFRRMRKRVARILTVKREREMEEGINKRLSRKLDRQWKKSIVVRPPPSLKKLQEEEAAAEAEKST from the exons ATGTTGAGCCTCGTCGGCGCTTCGCCTTCGAACTTTCTCTTCCCTCCCAAGACCCTTTTGTCAATTCCCGGATCTTCCTTCCATGGCATGCGAATTCAACCCGTATTCCACATTCGCTCACCCCCCTCCTCGTCTTCGCTCCGAAACCCTCGAGCTTCCGTTGTGATGATGgcgaagagagaagaagaaatgaAGGAGATCAGAGCCAAAACTACCGTGGAACTCAACGAAGAAGTCATTGACCTCAAGGGCGAGCTCTTCATGCTTCGCCTTCAGAAGTCGGTGCGAAACGAGTTCAAATCCAGCGAGTTTCGTCGCATGCGGAAAAGG GTTGCTCGCATACTTACTGTTAAACgggaaagagagatggaggagggAATCAACAAGAGGCTGTCAAGAAAGCTTGATAGACAATGGAAGAAGAGCATTGTTGTTAGACCACCTCCATCTTTGAAAAAGCTTCAAGAGGAAGAGGCAGCTGCCGAAGCTGAGAAGTCAACATGA